A window of the Lolium perenne isolate Kyuss_39 chromosome 7, Kyuss_2.0, whole genome shotgun sequence genome harbors these coding sequences:
- the LOC127317203 gene encoding leucine-rich repeat receptor-like serine/threonine/tyrosine-protein kinase SOBIR1, producing MAPSLFGTVSVVTLLLLVSSVQCYDGRHAVTMARRSRLGSRNVVHHRRNTVPHRYILAEKSNTTGGAGSNQRNRTSPPASNATAPSTAPPPQQQGGRRHRSHKHRVRNWIIGFVVGSLAGVISGLGLSVLFRLALNCIRGRHRRSKSGTVIYTPKLIKRADQLAFLEKEDSLSSLEVIGSGGCGEVFKAQLPVAREGEEPRFIAIKKIKKQVGYGPGKPNQNLSDEESRQLDRWSRQIQSEIRTVGHIRHRNLLPLAAHVPRPDCHYLVYEYMKNGSLYNAIKKQEEVAAVDGGGSNEENKVTLSWPERLRVAVGIASGLEYLHESHHPQIIHRDLKPANILLDDDLEARIADFGLAKAMPDAQTHASTSHLAGTWGYIAPEYHQTLKFTAKCDVYSFGVILAVLATGKDPSDQFFVTEVEEIGLVKWLRRVVQCGDYAEAIDPALAGAGHDEQILLVLRIAVFCTADEAKERPAAKDVRCMLAQIRPAAT from the coding sequence ATGGCGCCTTCCCTGTTCGGTACAGTCTCCGTCGTCACGCTCCTGCTGCTGGTTTCTTCTGTCCAGTGCTACGATGGTCGCCACGCCGTCACCATGGCTCGCCGGTCCCGCCTGGGGAGCCGGAACGTGGTGCACCACCGCCGGAACACCGTGCCGCACCGGTACATCCTCGCGGAGAAGAGCAACACGACCGGTGGCGCCGGCTCGAACCAGAGGAACAGAACCTCGCCGCCGGCGTCCAACGCGACCGCGCCTtcgacggcgccgccgccgcagcagcaGGGCGGCAGGCGGCACCGCAGCCACAAGCACCGGGTGCGCAACTGGATCATCGGCTTCGTGGTGGGCTCCCTGGCCGGCGTGATCTCCGGCCTCGGCCTGTCGGTGCTGTTCCGGCTGGCGCTGAACTGCATCCGCGGCCGGCACCGGCGGAGCAAGTCCGGCACGGTGATCTACACGCCGAAGCTGATCAAGCGCGCGGACCAGCTGGCGTTCCTGGAGAAGGAGGACTCGCTGTCGTCGCTGGAGGTGATCGGGAGCGGCGGGTGCGGGGAGGTGTTCAAGGCGCAGCTCCCCGTGGCGCGGGAGGGCGAGGAGCCGCGGTTCATCGCCATCAAGAAGATCAAGAAGCAGGTGGGCTACGGGCCCGGGAAGCCGAACCAGAACCTGAGCGACGAGGAGAGCCGGCAGCTGGACAGGTGGTCGCGGCAGATCCAGTCGGAGATCCGCACCGTGGGCCACATCCGGCACCGCAACCTGCTGCCGCTGGCGGCGCACGTGCCGCGCCCCGACTGCCACTACCTCGTCTACGAGTACATGAAGAACGGCAGCCTCTACAACGCCATCAAGAAGCAGGaggaggttgccgccgtcgacgGCGGCGGCAGCAACGAGGAGAACAAGGTGACGCTGTCCTGGCCGGAGCGGCTGCGCGTGGCGGTGGGCATCGCGTCCGGCCTCGAGTACCTGCACGAGTCGCACCACCCGCAGATCATCCACCGGGACCTGAAGCCGGCCAACATCCTCCTGGACGACGACCTGGAGGCGCGCATCGCGGACTTCGGGctggccaaggcgatgcccgacgCGCAGACGCACGCGTCCACCTCGCACCTGGCCGGCACATGGGGGTACATCGCGCCGGAGTACCACCAGACGCTCAAGTTCACGGCCAAGTGCGACGTGTACAGCTTCGGGGTGATCCTGGCGGTGCTGGCGACGGGGAAGGATCCGTCGGACCAGTTCTTCGTGACGGAGGTGGAGGAGATCGGCCTCGTCAAGTGGCTGCGCCGGGTGGTGCAGTGCGGCGACTACGCTGAGGCCATCGACCCCGCGCTGGCCGGCGCCGGGCACGACGAGCAGATCCTGCTGGTGCTGCGCATCGCCGTGTTCTGCACCGCCGACGAGGCCAAGGAGCGGCCCGCCGCCAAGGACGTGCGCTGCATGCTCGCCCAGATACGACCAGCAGCTACTTAG